Proteins from a genomic interval of Rosa chinensis cultivar Old Blush chromosome 2, RchiOBHm-V2, whole genome shotgun sequence:
- the LOC112187808 gene encoding membrane-associated progesterone-binding protein 4, with translation MAAKILTSPFVGIAVFVTLLALFAFYYKPLSKQRLFTVEELALYNGTDQSLPIFLGILGSVFDVTKGKSHYGEGGGYNHFSGRDASRAFVSGNFTGDGLTDSLSGLSSQQVKSIVEWRDFYFRTYTFVGKLVGRYYDPKGNPTKYLKGVEAKAARGAQLLKKQEIEEAKQPGCNSRWSQDEGGEVWCDVGVPRLVQRPLEIALTGKMSKRCACFKEDQLSQPGLDVYEGCEYLAKTCRV, from the exons ATGGCGGCAAAGATTTTAACGTCTCCTTTTGTAGGAATTGCCGTTTTCGTCACCTTGCTCGCTCTCTTCGCCTTTTACTACAAGCCACTCTCAAAACAG AGATTGTTCACTGTTGAAGAATTGGCTTTGTACAATGGGACTGATCAAAGTTTGCCAATCTTCTTAGGAATTCTCGG atcgGTTTTCGATGTGACGAAAGGAAAGTCTCATTACGGTGAGGGTGGGGGTTATAATCATTTTTCTGGAAG AGATGCTTCACGAGCATTTGTTTCTGGAAACTTTACAG GAGATGGGCTCACAGACTCGTTAAGCGGTTTATCCAGCCAACAG GTGAAGAGTATTGTTGAATGGAGGGATTTCTACTTTAGAACTTACAC ATTTGTTGGTAAGCTAGTAGGTCGGTACTATGATCCCAAAGGAAATCCTACTAAATATTTGAAGGGGGTTGAAGCAAAGGCTGCCAGAGGGGCACAGCTATTGAAGAAACAGGAGATTGAAGAAGCTAAGCAACCTGGTTGCAATTCAAGGTGGAGTCAGGATGAGGGCGGAGAG GTTTGGTGTGATGTGGGTGTCCCACGATTAGTTCAGAGGCCACTAGAAATTGCTTTGACTGGGAAAATGAGCAAGCGATGTGCGTGCTTTAAAGAGGATCAACTGAGCCAACCAGGGTTGGACGTCTACGAAGGATGTGAATATCTTGCCAAGACCTGCCGAGTTTAA
- the LOC112184933 gene encoding F-box/kelch-repeat protein At3g23880 codes for MSDALSIRRQRQLVLSGTGPCPESFDAIIIEILSWLPVKSLLRFRCVCKAWRALISQSYFIKKHLIRTEINASFKLLVKESFVFRSIEYQALFNCLSDDGTIPHRELDFPEINLPMFEFLYMRIIGACNGLICLLLDCETSTIMLWNPCTRDSQVLPQPPIIHRDLRFFGFGYDSTTDDYKVVLGCWNSSYESVIVFTLKTGSWRKLQSLTKYFRVLSIGRIVNEALHWLLYEPFEQPMFCPSRIVSFDLAEEKFHEIAFPYPPNPIDRCTLVADVETLGNCLTLYFQTMDCRAGCEMKIWVMKEYGVKESWAEVINIPSGILGERYSFMRCISENGEVLMRLGSVGPLAIYNPKEKTFRILLHHNHEAFYDTATYVETLVSPFIGSSIGTSM; via the coding sequence atgtccgaCGCGCTCTCCATTCGCCGGCAACGCCAACTGGTTCTCTCCGGCACCGGACCATGCCCCGAGTCTTTCGATGCCATCATTATCGAGATCCTCTCATGGCTACCTGTCAAATCTTTGCTTCGTTTCCGTTGTGTATGCAAGGCATGGCGGGCACTGATCTCCCagtcttatttcatcaagaagCACCTCATCCGCACCGAAATCAACGCCAGCTTCAAGCTTCTCGTCAAGGAGAGTTTCGTATTCAGGTCCATAGAGTACCAAGCATTATTCAACTGTTTAAGTGATGATGGTACTATTCCCCACAGAGAGCTTGATTTTCCGGAAATCAATCTACCAatgtttgaatttctttatatgCGGATAATTGGTGCTTGCAATGGCCTCATATGTCTGCTACTAGACTGCGAAACTTCAACTATTATGTTATGGAACCCTTGTACTAGAGACTCCCAGGTATTACCACAACCTCCTATTATTCATAGAGACCTACGGTTCTTCGGATTCGGTTATGATTCCACTACTGATGATTACAAGGTAGTACTGGGTTGTTGGAATTCTAGTTATGAATCTGTTATCGTCTTTACACTCAAAACGGGTTCGTGGAGGAAGCTTCAAAGCCTGACCAAGTATTTTAGGGTGTTATCTATTGGGCGTATAGTTAACGAAGCTCTACATTGGCTACTATATGAACCGTTTGAGCAACCCATGTTCTGTCCTTCAAGAATAGTGTCATTTGATTTAGCGGAGGAGAAATTTCATGAGATTGCATTCCCCTATCCTCCGAATCCGATAGACAGATGTACTCTGGTCGCGGACGTTGAAACTCTCGGTAACTGTTTAACCCTATACTTTCAAACCATGGATTGCAGAGCGGGGTGCGAAATGAAGATATGGGTGATGAAGGAATATGGAGTCAAGGAATCCTGGGCTGAAGTCATAAACATCCCTTCAGGGATTCTAGGTGAACGTTATTCATTCATGAGATGCATTTCTGAGAATGGTGAAGTTTTGATGCGTCTGGGTAGTGTTGGTCCCTTGGCAATATATAATCCCAAGGAAAAGACATTTAGGATTTTGTTGCACCACAATCATGAAGCCTTTTATGATACAGCTACTTATGTAGAAACTTTAGTTTCACCATTCATTGGCAGCTCTATTGGCACAAGCATGTGA
- the LOC112187353 gene encoding uncharacterized protein LOC112187353 isoform X1 — MENSAPEVQHGEESDSNKTQIRNQEERNEEISLVQQSRRPNLSSLQIPERTLESSLSAFTMIDIPSVQSPSSIRAGLPPRPHSAKIKSSVKYLFPSKSIRAKNMTHDGEKAILILPDTASSDALVEKPSTSRSFSLNRMFFSPSLKATHSLPVTPSANSGSESVQGRQLEGHSDLSKIEVEQHMIRSFSVPVNVKTRILRRMDSGGMMRVISTPRPAVVDTASQNSAPAMETVALSIYASYADNLLISATEDPGEDIPEEEAVCRICLVELAEGGDTLKMECSCKGELALAHKECAIKWFTIKGNKTCDVCRQDVRNLHVTLLKIHNPQTIIRRPPTIPEQREVARYRVWQDIPVLVLVSMLAYFCFLEQLLVSDLGPRALAISLPFSCLLGLLSSMIASTMVSRSYIWAYASFQFAIVILFAHIFYTILNVNPILSVILSSFTGFGIAISTNSLLVEYLRWKASRQVGSSHQHTSTMNELQLQHQQWQHEEQYHRHYQQQRRQRLREGSQNQLQQQEQEQELQHHQRHQQQQQQLNEDPNANDSLRIDIGRET; from the exons ATGGAGAATTCAGCTCCTGAGGTTCAACATGGAGAGGAATCAGACTCTAACAAAACCCag ATTCGTAATCAagaggaaagaaatgaagaaatttcCTTGGTTCAACAGTCTCGAAGGCCAAACCTGTCCTCTTTGCAGATACCAGAGAGGACTCTGGAAAGTAGTTTGTCTGCTTTTACGATGATTGATATTCCGTCTGTACAAAGTCCTAGTTCTATTAGAGCTGGGCTGCCGCCTAGACCACATTCAGCTAAGATCAAATCATCCGTAAAATATCTGTTTCCTTCAAAGAGCATTAGGGCGAAAAATATGACCCATGATGGCGAGAAGGCCATTCTCATTCTACCAGATACAGCTTCATCAGATGCTCTGGTGGAAAAGCCTTCTACCTCGAGGTCTTTCTCACTTAATAGGATGTTCTTCTCTCCATCATTAAAAGCAACACATTCTTTACCAGTTACACCGAGTGCAAATTCAGGTTCAGAGTCTGTGCAGGGAAGACAGTTGGAAGGTCATTCTGATTTATCT AAAATTGAAGTTGAGCAGCATATGATTCGCTCATTTTCGGTTCCAGTGAATGTTAAAACCAGAATTTTAAGGCGGATGGATTCTGGAGGCATGATGCGTGTAATTTCAACTCCACGTCCTGCAGTAGTTGATACTGCTTCCCAAAATAGTGCCCCAGCTATGGAAACTG TTGCACTGTCCATATATGCAAGTTATGCTGATAACTTGCTAATTTCAGCTACCGAAGATCCTGGTGAGGATATTCCTGAAGAAGAAGCCGTTTGCCGAATTTGTTTGGTTGAGCTTGCAGAAGGTGGTGATACTCTTAAAATGGAGTGCAGCTGCAAAGGAGAGCTGGCACTGGCTCACAAAGAATGTGCAATAAAGTGGTTTACCATTAAAGGTAACAAGACCTGTGATGTCTGCAGACAGGATGTTCGAAACCTACATGTAACACTACTCAAAATACACAATCCTCAAACTATTATTAGACGACCACCAACAATACCTGAGCAGAGGGAAGTCGCTCGATACAG GGTCTGGCAGGACATACCAGTTCTTGTTCTGGTCAGCATGCTTGCATATTTCTGCTTTCTGGAACAACTTCTG GTCTCTGACTTGGGCCCTCGTGCTCTTGCCATTTCCTTACCTTTCTCTTGCCTTTTAGGTCTCCTTTCATCCATGATTGCTTCAACAATGG TAAGCAGGAGCTACATATGGGCCTATGCCTCCTTCCAGTTTGCCATCGTGATCCTCTTTGCTCACATATTTTATACTATC CTTAATGTAAATCCAATTCTCTCGGTCATCCTTTCCTCATTTACTGGCTTTGGGATTGCGATCAGCACAAATTCTCTTCTAGTGGAGTATCTTAGATGGAAAGCAAGCAGGCAAGTGGGATCTTCCCATCAACATACTAGCACTATGAATGAACTGCAACTGCAGCACCAGCAGTGGCAGCATGAAGAGCAATATCATCGCCATTATCAGCAACAACGACGTCAACGATTGAGAGAAGGTTCCCAGAATCAGTTACAACAGCAAGAGCAAGAGCAAGAGCTCCAGCATCATCAACGCCatcagcagcaacaacaacaattgAATGAAGATCCAAATGCGAATGATTCCTTGCGGATAGACATTGGACGGGAGACGTAA
- the LOC112187353 gene encoding uncharacterized protein LOC112187353 isoform X2, whose product MENSAPEVQHGEESDSNKTQIRNQEERNEEISLVQQSRRPNLSSLQIPERTLESSLSAFTMIDIPSVQSPSSIRAGLPPRPHSAKIKSSVKYLFPSKSIRAKNMTHDGEKAILILPDTASSDALVEKPSTSRSFSLNRMFFSPSLKATHSLPVTPSANSGSESVQGRQLEGHSDLSKIEVEQHMIRSFSVPVNVKTRILRRMDSGGMMRVISTPRPAVVDTASQNSAPAMETATEDPGEDIPEEEAVCRICLVELAEGGDTLKMECSCKGELALAHKECAIKWFTIKGNKTCDVCRQDVRNLHVTLLKIHNPQTIIRRPPTIPEQREVARYRVWQDIPVLVLVSMLAYFCFLEQLLVSDLGPRALAISLPFSCLLGLLSSMIASTMVSRSYIWAYASFQFAIVILFAHIFYTILNVNPILSVILSSFTGFGIAISTNSLLVEYLRWKASRQVGSSHQHTSTMNELQLQHQQWQHEEQYHRHYQQQRRQRLREGSQNQLQQQEQEQELQHHQRHQQQQQQLNEDPNANDSLRIDIGRET is encoded by the exons ATGGAGAATTCAGCTCCTGAGGTTCAACATGGAGAGGAATCAGACTCTAACAAAACCCag ATTCGTAATCAagaggaaagaaatgaagaaatttcCTTGGTTCAACAGTCTCGAAGGCCAAACCTGTCCTCTTTGCAGATACCAGAGAGGACTCTGGAAAGTAGTTTGTCTGCTTTTACGATGATTGATATTCCGTCTGTACAAAGTCCTAGTTCTATTAGAGCTGGGCTGCCGCCTAGACCACATTCAGCTAAGATCAAATCATCCGTAAAATATCTGTTTCCTTCAAAGAGCATTAGGGCGAAAAATATGACCCATGATGGCGAGAAGGCCATTCTCATTCTACCAGATACAGCTTCATCAGATGCTCTGGTGGAAAAGCCTTCTACCTCGAGGTCTTTCTCACTTAATAGGATGTTCTTCTCTCCATCATTAAAAGCAACACATTCTTTACCAGTTACACCGAGTGCAAATTCAGGTTCAGAGTCTGTGCAGGGAAGACAGTTGGAAGGTCATTCTGATTTATCT AAAATTGAAGTTGAGCAGCATATGATTCGCTCATTTTCGGTTCCAGTGAATGTTAAAACCAGAATTTTAAGGCGGATGGATTCTGGAGGCATGATGCGTGTAATTTCAACTCCACGTCCTGCAGTAGTTGATACTGCTTCCCAAAATAGTGCCCCAGCTATGGAAACTG CTACCGAAGATCCTGGTGAGGATATTCCTGAAGAAGAAGCCGTTTGCCGAATTTGTTTGGTTGAGCTTGCAGAAGGTGGTGATACTCTTAAAATGGAGTGCAGCTGCAAAGGAGAGCTGGCACTGGCTCACAAAGAATGTGCAATAAAGTGGTTTACCATTAAAGGTAACAAGACCTGTGATGTCTGCAGACAGGATGTTCGAAACCTACATGTAACACTACTCAAAATACACAATCCTCAAACTATTATTAGACGACCACCAACAATACCTGAGCAGAGGGAAGTCGCTCGATACAG GGTCTGGCAGGACATACCAGTTCTTGTTCTGGTCAGCATGCTTGCATATTTCTGCTTTCTGGAACAACTTCTG GTCTCTGACTTGGGCCCTCGTGCTCTTGCCATTTCCTTACCTTTCTCTTGCCTTTTAGGTCTCCTTTCATCCATGATTGCTTCAACAATGG TAAGCAGGAGCTACATATGGGCCTATGCCTCCTTCCAGTTTGCCATCGTGATCCTCTTTGCTCACATATTTTATACTATC CTTAATGTAAATCCAATTCTCTCGGTCATCCTTTCCTCATTTACTGGCTTTGGGATTGCGATCAGCACAAATTCTCTTCTAGTGGAGTATCTTAGATGGAAAGCAAGCAGGCAAGTGGGATCTTCCCATCAACATACTAGCACTATGAATGAACTGCAACTGCAGCACCAGCAGTGGCAGCATGAAGAGCAATATCATCGCCATTATCAGCAACAACGACGTCAACGATTGAGAGAAGGTTCCCAGAATCAGTTACAACAGCAAGAGCAAGAGCAAGAGCTCCAGCATCATCAACGCCatcagcagcaacaacaacaattgAATGAAGATCCAAATGCGAATGATTCCTTGCGGATAGACATTGGACGGGAGACGTAA
- the LOC112187354 gene encoding endoplasmic reticulum-Golgi intermediate compartment protein 3 isoform X2: MGMKQALKSLDAFPRAEEHLLQKTQSGAFVSVVGLLIMATLFLHELRYYLSSYTVHQMSVDLKRGETLPIHINMTFPALPCEVLSVDAIDMSGKHEVDLDTNIWKLRLNSHGHIIGTEYLSDLVEKEHSNNHDDGKEHHQENHLHGAFDLAAEELIKKVKKALDDGEGCRVYGVLDVQRVAGNFHISVHGLNIFVAQMIFEGSKNVNVSHIIHDLSFGPKYPGIHNPLDGTERILHGTSGTFKYYIKIVPTEYRYLSKEVLPTNQFSVTEYYSPMKEYDRSWPAVYFLYDLSPITVTIKEERRKFLHFITRLCAVLGGTFALTGMLDRWMFRFVEALTKPNARIVLR; encoded by the exons ATGGGGATGAAACAAGCCTTAAAGAGCTTGGATGCGTTTCCTCGAGCCGAGGAGCATTTGTTGCAGAAAACTCAATCTGGGGCTTTTG TTTCTGTTGTTGGTCTGCTCATAATGGCGACGTTGTTTTTGCACGAGCTGAGATATTATCTTTCATCGTATACTGTTCATCAG ATGTCTGTGGACTTGAAGCGCGGCGAGACTCTGCCAATTCACATAAACATGACGTTTCCGGCTCTACCTTGTGAAG TCCTGAGTGTGGATGCAATTGATATGTCGGGCAAGCACGAAGTGGATCTTGACACAAATATATGGAAA CTTCGCCTTAACAGTCATGGACACATCATCGGCACTGAATATTTGTCTGACCTTGTGGAGAAGGAACATTCTAACAACCATG ATGATGGTAAAGAGCATCACCAGGAAAACCATTTACATGGAGCTTTTGATCTAGCTGCAGAAGAACTGATCAAGAAAGTAAAGAAAGCATTAGATGATGGAGAAGGATGCAGG GTTTATGGTGTTTTAGATGTCCAAAGGGTTGCTGGAAACTTTCATATATCAGTTCATGGGTTAAACATTTTCGTTGCACAAATG ATTTTTGAAGGATCTAAAAATGTAAATGTAAGTCACATTATTCATGACTTGTCATTTGGCCCAAAATATCCAGGGATTCACAACCCGCTTGACGGAACTGAGCGCATTTTGCATGGCACCAGTGGCACATTCAAATATTATATAAAG ATTGTTCCAACTGAGTATAGGTATCTCTCAAAGGAAGTTTTGCCAACTAATCAATTCTCTGTGACAGAATATTATTCCCCAATGAAAGAGTATGATAGGTCATGGCCAG CGGTCTACTTCTTGTATGATCTTTCGCCAATTACTGTAACTATCAAAGAAGAACGACGcaaatttcttcatttcatcACTCGGCTTTGTGCAGTATTGGGTGGTACCTTCGCTTTGACAG GAATGCTAGACCGATGGATGTTCAGGTTTGTTGAAGCATTGACTAAACCAAATGCTAGAATTGTACTGCGATAA
- the LOC112187354 gene encoding endoplasmic reticulum-Golgi intermediate compartment protein 3 isoform X1 has product MGMKQALKSLDAFPRAEEHLLQKTQSGAFVSVVGLLIMATLFLHELRYYLSSYTVHQQMSVDLKRGETLPIHINMTFPALPCEVLSVDAIDMSGKHEVDLDTNIWKLRLNSHGHIIGTEYLSDLVEKEHSNNHDDGKEHHQENHLHGAFDLAAEELIKKVKKALDDGEGCRVYGVLDVQRVAGNFHISVHGLNIFVAQMIFEGSKNVNVSHIIHDLSFGPKYPGIHNPLDGTERILHGTSGTFKYYIKIVPTEYRYLSKEVLPTNQFSVTEYYSPMKEYDRSWPAVYFLYDLSPITVTIKEERRKFLHFITRLCAVLGGTFALTGMLDRWMFRFVEALTKPNARIVLR; this is encoded by the exons ATGGGGATGAAACAAGCCTTAAAGAGCTTGGATGCGTTTCCTCGAGCCGAGGAGCATTTGTTGCAGAAAACTCAATCTGGGGCTTTTG TTTCTGTTGTTGGTCTGCTCATAATGGCGACGTTGTTTTTGCACGAGCTGAGATATTATCTTTCATCGTATACTGTTCATCAG CAGATGTCTGTGGACTTGAAGCGCGGCGAGACTCTGCCAATTCACATAAACATGACGTTTCCGGCTCTACCTTGTGAAG TCCTGAGTGTGGATGCAATTGATATGTCGGGCAAGCACGAAGTGGATCTTGACACAAATATATGGAAA CTTCGCCTTAACAGTCATGGACACATCATCGGCACTGAATATTTGTCTGACCTTGTGGAGAAGGAACATTCTAACAACCATG ATGATGGTAAAGAGCATCACCAGGAAAACCATTTACATGGAGCTTTTGATCTAGCTGCAGAAGAACTGATCAAGAAAGTAAAGAAAGCATTAGATGATGGAGAAGGATGCAGG GTTTATGGTGTTTTAGATGTCCAAAGGGTTGCTGGAAACTTTCATATATCAGTTCATGGGTTAAACATTTTCGTTGCACAAATG ATTTTTGAAGGATCTAAAAATGTAAATGTAAGTCACATTATTCATGACTTGTCATTTGGCCCAAAATATCCAGGGATTCACAACCCGCTTGACGGAACTGAGCGCATTTTGCATGGCACCAGTGGCACATTCAAATATTATATAAAG ATTGTTCCAACTGAGTATAGGTATCTCTCAAAGGAAGTTTTGCCAACTAATCAATTCTCTGTGACAGAATATTATTCCCCAATGAAAGAGTATGATAGGTCATGGCCAG CGGTCTACTTCTTGTATGATCTTTCGCCAATTACTGTAACTATCAAAGAAGAACGACGcaaatttcttcatttcatcACTCGGCTTTGTGCAGTATTGGGTGGTACCTTCGCTTTGACAG GAATGCTAGACCGATGGATGTTCAGGTTTGTTGAAGCATTGACTAAACCAAATGCTAGAATTGTACTGCGATAA